In a single window of the Agrobacterium vitis genome:
- a CDS encoding DUF6538 domain-containing protein, with the protein MAVRHEVENLIRRGNIFYWRPRVPAAFTQCQPGSRLSLSLHCSDHKKAQIIGRKLNTRLAELKTHSKECDVQAAAPETVDL; encoded by the coding sequence ATGGCTGTGCGCCACGAGGTTGAGAACCTCATCCGCCGCGGAAACATCTTCTACTGGCGCCCCCGGGTTCCGGCCGCTTTCACTCAATGCCAGCCCGGCAGCCGGCTTTCACTTAGCCTTCATTGTTCCGACCATAAAAAGGCTCAGATCATTGGCCGAAAGCTCAATACGCGGCTGGCCGAATTGAAGACGCATTCGAAGGAATGCGATGTCCAAGCAGCAGCTCCAGAAACAGTGGACTTGTAA
- a CDS encoding RlmE family RNA methyltransferase, whose product MTKPPVGGNRTGRKLGQKVKKGKLKASSRRWLERHINDPYVQRAKLEGYRARAAFKLLEIDEKHNILKGARRIIDLGAAPGSWSQIAANVTGSTDEDIRVAAIDFLEMTQLPGVKILQLDFLDPEAPALLMEAVGGVPDVVISDMAAPTTGHQKTDHIRTMHLCEVAAYFAVEVLAEGGHFLAKTFQGGTEKDLLNMLKQNFKQVIHIKPASSRQESVEMFLLAKGFKGRRSGNALGHEVEDDGPMPYDPREDATADEDQD is encoded by the coding sequence ATGACCAAACCACCTGTCGGCGGCAACCGCACCGGACGAAAACTGGGCCAGAAGGTCAAGAAGGGCAAGCTGAAGGCGTCTTCGCGGCGCTGGCTGGAGCGGCATATCAACGATCCCTATGTGCAGCGGGCCAAGCTGGAGGGCTACCGCGCGCGCGCAGCGTTCAAGCTGCTGGAGATCGATGAGAAGCACAATATTCTCAAAGGCGCCCGACGTATTATCGATCTGGGGGCGGCACCGGGCAGCTGGTCGCAGATTGCCGCCAATGTCACCGGTTCCACCGATGAGGATATCCGGGTCGCGGCCATCGACTTCCTGGAAATGACGCAATTGCCGGGCGTGAAGATCCTGCAACTCGACTTTCTCGATCCGGAGGCGCCCGCCCTGTTGATGGAAGCGGTCGGCGGTGTGCCGGATGTGGTGATTTCCGATATGGCGGCACCCACCACCGGCCACCAGAAGACCGATCATATTCGCACCATGCATCTCTGCGAAGTGGCTGCCTATTTCGCTGTGGAAGTGCTGGCCGAAGGCGGGCATTTCCTGGCGAAAACCTTCCAGGGCGGTACGGAAAAAGACCTGCTCAACATGCTCAAGCAGAATTTCAAGCAGGTCATCCATATCAAGCCGGCGTCATCACGTCAGGAATCGGTTGAAATGTTCCTGCTCGCCAAGGGCTTCAAAGGCAGGCGCTCCGGCAATGCGCTGGGTCATGAAGTGGAAGACGATGGTCCCATGCCGTATGATCCGCGCGAGGATGCCACGGCTGACGAGGATCAGGATTGA
- a CDS encoding response regulator, with translation MHKQPGDRQATDRTWASALVLEHSLLDAVCDAQGSALLVVDSDDIIVYASPQLLNFFEIPEFYLQAGTRLRDCLGAIYDHCIRAILSPNPPSREEWLAERVASHWRERFETLDRTVKKRTVRQLNRRLANGFGICSISDITEQKKREEQWRTDLERVEVTENILDSLPQPVMVWDRQHIIVGINKAFAAMMGVSEDAILGRPAADLLESRFLASLQQAEQQLGVRERFIRIADPASSQASPAAYINRIGKIDRSFCVVTFASVDGAAHLLRPTIRAESRNASSLAAHINSPLSPPQKQPQPATEPQREDSLRQRVLIASSDPIFLANAVGALPQEASDRCIVHSLYELRAVIELARSMAMSIDLIITDRAMSVSREQLALDDTTRTLVADRNSVAARLTQHLQPRAAASAQTAHHPAGIVRAPKKTVEILVVEDNEVNQIVFSQILEGLGRSYKLAVNGADALAIWQAERPAIVLMDISLPDINGMDLCRLMRQRQRAGDPRTAIIGVLVPAFDHDRGRCLDAGMDDVIVKPLSPDMIEQLLDRHLETSHHATA, from the coding sequence ATGCATAAGCAACCGGGCGACAGGCAGGCAACGGACCGGACCTGGGCAAGCGCCCTGGTTCTGGAACATAGCCTTCTCGATGCCGTCTGCGATGCGCAGGGCAGCGCGCTTCTGGTTGTCGATAGCGACGATATTATCGTCTATGCAAGCCCGCAATTGTTGAACTTCTTCGAAATTCCGGAATTCTATCTGCAAGCGGGCACCAGGCTCCGGGACTGCCTGGGCGCGATTTACGATCACTGCATCCGCGCCATCCTGTCCCCCAACCCACCGTCAAGAGAAGAATGGCTGGCCGAGCGGGTTGCCTCTCACTGGCGCGAACGTTTCGAAACACTCGATAGAACCGTCAAGAAGCGCACAGTGCGCCAGCTCAATCGGCGGCTTGCCAATGGCTTTGGCATTTGTTCAATTTCCGATATTACCGAACAGAAAAAGCGCGAAGAACAATGGCGCACCGATCTGGAACGGGTCGAAGTAACGGAAAATATTCTCGACAGCCTGCCGCAACCGGTCATGGTCTGGGATCGCCAGCATATCATTGTTGGCATCAATAAGGCGTTCGCCGCCATGATGGGGGTAAGTGAAGACGCCATTCTGGGTCGCCCTGCCGCAGACCTGCTTGAAAGCCGCTTCCTCGCCAGTTTGCAACAGGCTGAGCAGCAGCTCGGTGTTCGCGAGCGTTTCATCCGGATTGCCGATCCCGCTTCGTCGCAAGCCTCACCCGCAGCTTATATCAACCGGATCGGCAAGATCGACCGCAGCTTTTGCGTAGTGACCTTTGCAAGCGTCGACGGCGCCGCCCATCTGCTCCGCCCAACGATCCGGGCAGAAAGCAGAAATGCATCAAGCCTCGCAGCCCACATCAACTCACCCCTATCTCCGCCGCAAAAGCAGCCGCAACCGGCAACCGAGCCTCAACGAGAAGACAGCCTGCGGCAACGTGTGTTGATTGCCAGCAGCGATCCGATTTTCCTCGCAAATGCCGTGGGCGCATTGCCGCAAGAGGCAAGCGATCGCTGCATCGTTCATAGCCTTTACGAATTGCGCGCCGTCATTGAGCTCGCCAGATCGATGGCCATGTCCATTGACCTGATCATTACCGACAGAGCCATGTCCGTCAGCCGGGAGCAGCTTGCACTCGATGATACAACGCGAACCCTCGTCGCTGACCGCAACAGCGTCGCAGCGCGCCTGACCCAGCATCTACAGCCACGGGCTGCGGCGTCTGCGCAGACGGCGCATCACCCGGCAGGCATCGTCCGCGCGCCAAAGAAGACAGTAGAAATCCTTGTTGTCGAAGACAATGAGGTCAACCAGATCGTGTTTTCGCAAATCCTCGAAGGACTTGGACGCAGCTACAAGCTGGCGGTCAACGGTGCGGATGCCTTAGCGATCTGGCAGGCTGAACGTCCCGCCATCGTGCTGATGGATATTTCGCTACCGGATATCAATGGCATGGATCTCTGCCGCCTGATGCGGCAAAGGCAACGGGCCGGAGATCCCCGCACGGCCATTATCGGTGTACTGGTGCCAGCCTTCGACCACGACCGGGGACGGTGCCTGGACGCGGGCATGGACGATGTCATCGTCAAGCCGCTCAGCCCCGACATGATCGAACAGCTTCTGGATCGTCATCTCGAGACAAGCCATCACGCAACGGCATGA
- a CDS encoding VOC family protein, with translation MLLYITLGSNDLERSGRFYDACLGALGFIRRVTEEDEIGYGASSDVRCRFWLVSPYDGKAASFGNGSMVTLNAGSRSDVEAFYAAALANGGSDEGAPGLRPFHAHFYACYVRDPDGNKLSAVCERPEELAADYNPIDSIA, from the coding sequence ATGCTCCTCTATATCACGCTCGGCTCCAACGACCTGGAGCGATCCGGACGGTTTTACGATGCCTGCCTCGGCGCGCTTGGCTTCATCCGCCGGGTGACGGAAGAAGACGAAATCGGCTATGGCGCGTCTTCAGATGTACGATGCCGGTTCTGGCTCGTAAGCCCTTATGATGGCAAGGCCGCCAGCTTCGGCAATGGTTCCATGGTGACGCTCAATGCTGGTAGCCGGTCGGATGTCGAGGCTTTTTACGCGGCAGCATTGGCTAATGGCGGTTCAGATGAAGGTGCGCCGGGTCTGCGGCCTTTTCATGCGCATTTCTATGCCTGTTATGTCCGTGATCCCGATGGCAATAAATTATCGGCGGTCTGCGAGCGGCCAGAGGAATTGGCGGCTGATTATAATCCCATCGACTCAATAGCCTGA
- a CDS encoding Ppx/GppA phosphatase family protein, with protein sequence MPGQGHAAPHQGVETQGTAAPAERQAEHHHRDQGSAGYAPREVSLSNIQRTNPQGPHTKESHIQGNALAGETGGAAKKSPRKRRKNRGRQNAQVRPLQPGRSVEAKPASASYCPPAVAGQKPGAASGEAQHGRSRHGGHGHGGHGQGGQGQGGQGHHPHHGQHHGHHSSHGPSDDHPVDFYAALDLGTNNCRLLIAQPTRPGQFRVVDAFSRIVRLGEGLAATGRLSQEAMDRAIEALKVCASKLHGVELRGKRLIATEACRAAENGEAFLERVRAETGLELEIINRETEARLAVSGCSSLVGRETRSVVLFDIGGGSSEIAVIRIGDNRSSRLANHITHWTSLPVGVVTLSERHGGRDVSPTVFEAMITEVAGMLDQFDCPSVEALGHSAADVDFHLIGTSGTVTTLAGVHLDLPRYDRRRVDGLWLSDDEVSAMQAKLLSWDYQSRAANPCIGPDRADLVLAGCAILEAIRRRWPSSRMRVADRGLREGLLTDMMADDGVWRRNRGRRPPGSRDRGPHL encoded by the coding sequence TTGCCGGGGCAGGGCCATGCTGCTCCGCATCAGGGCGTGGAAACGCAAGGCACAGCGGCCCCGGCTGAACGGCAGGCAGAACACCATCATCGTGATCAAGGCTCTGCCGGGTATGCGCCCCGCGAGGTGAGCTTATCCAACATTCAACGGACTAATCCGCAGGGGCCTCATACCAAAGAATCCCATATTCAGGGAAATGCGCTTGCTGGCGAAACCGGCGGTGCTGCCAAAAAATCCCCCCGGAAGCGACGCAAGAACCGGGGCCGGCAGAACGCCCAGGTGCGTCCCTTGCAGCCTGGCCGCAGCGTGGAAGCCAAGCCTGCCTCTGCAAGCTATTGCCCACCAGCCGTCGCGGGTCAGAAGCCGGGTGCGGCCTCCGGCGAGGCCCAGCATGGCCGAAGCCGCCATGGCGGACATGGACATGGTGGGCACGGTCAAGGTGGACAGGGCCAGGGAGGACAGGGCCATCATCCGCATCACGGACAGCATCATGGTCATCATTCCAGCCATGGGCCTTCCGACGACCATCCCGTTGATTTCTACGCGGCGCTTGATCTCGGCACCAATAATTGCCGGTTGCTGATTGCCCAGCCAACTCGGCCCGGCCAATTCCGGGTGGTGGATGCCTTTTCGCGCATCGTGCGTCTGGGCGAGGGGCTGGCTGCAACGGGGCGGCTCTCGCAGGAGGCGATGGACCGCGCCATCGAGGCCTTGAAGGTTTGCGCCTCCAAACTGCATGGGGTGGAGCTGCGCGGCAAGCGGCTGATCGCCACGGAGGCCTGCCGGGCTGCGGAGAATGGCGAGGCATTTCTGGAGCGGGTGCGGGCGGAGACCGGGCTTGAGCTGGAAATCATCAACCGCGAGACGGAGGCGCGGCTGGCGGTGTCCGGTTGCTCCTCGCTGGTCGGACGCGAAACCCGTTCGGTCGTGCTGTTTGATATCGGTGGCGGGTCCTCGGAAATCGCGGTGATCCGCATCGGGGATAATCGCTCCAGCCGTCTCGCCAATCACATCACTCACTGGACGTCGCTGCCGGTCGGCGTGGTCACGCTGTCGGAGCGCCATGGTGGGCGCGATGTTTCGCCCACGGTTTTCGAAGCGATGATTACCGAAGTGGCGGGCATGCTCGATCAGTTCGATTGCCCCTCGGTCGAGGCGCTTGGCCATTCTGCTGCCGATGTCGATTTCCACCTGATCGGCACGTCCGGCACGGTGACGACACTGGCTGGCGTACATCTCGATCTGCCGCGCTATGACCGTCGCCGGGTGGATGGGCTATGGCTGAGCGATGACGAGGTCTCGGCCATGCAGGCCAAGCTGCTTTCCTGGGATTACCAGAGCCGCGCCGCCAATCCCTGTATCGGCCCGGACCGGGCGGATCTGGTTCTGGCTGGCTGCGCCATTCTGGAAGCAATCCGCAGGCGTTGGCCCTCCAGCCGCATGCGGGTGGCGGATCGGGGCTTGAGGGAAGGGCTGTTGACCGACATGATGGCCGATGACGGGGTCTGGCGGCGCAATCGCGGCCGCCGCCCGCCGGGCAGCCGGGACCGTGGCCCGCATTTGTAA
- a CDS encoding IS110 family transposase yields the protein MSRLTIGIDLAKNVFQVHGIDDSSRVVIAQKLRRTHLLAFFAKLEPSLIGMEACGSAHHWARELTGMGHEVKLMAPAYVKPYVKRGKNDMVDAEAICEAVTRPTMRFVPIKTASQQSILMVHKSRALLIRQRTMLVNALRGHLTEIGIVAPVGIERTAELVERVLAHEPTELDVPPLVTDIVVSLARQIDSLTAEVRTLEAKIREWQRTSEAGRRLATIPGVGVITATALAATVPDASVFRSGREFAAWLGLTPRSNSSGGKERLGRITKAGNRYLRTLLIVGATAVLRHVRHKMHGPLIEWVRKLLLTKPPRLTTVALANKMARIAWAVMTRQTVYTNAIA from the coding sequence ATGTCCAGGCTGACAATCGGAATCGACCTTGCAAAGAATGTCTTCCAGGTTCACGGCATTGATGACAGCAGTCGTGTCGTGATCGCTCAGAAACTCCGGCGCACACACCTTCTTGCATTCTTTGCCAAGCTGGAGCCGAGTCTGATCGGCATGGAGGCGTGCGGCTCCGCGCATCACTGGGCTCGCGAACTGACAGGCATGGGCCATGAGGTCAAGCTGATGGCGCCGGCTTATGTGAAGCCGTACGTGAAGCGGGGGAAGAACGACATGGTGGATGCCGAGGCGATCTGCGAGGCTGTGACCCGGCCGACCATGCGGTTCGTTCCAATCAAAACCGCGTCGCAGCAGTCGATCCTGATGGTGCACAAGTCGCGTGCTCTCCTCATCCGGCAGAGGACCATGCTGGTGAACGCCTTACGAGGCCATCTCACCGAGATCGGCATCGTGGCGCCGGTCGGGATCGAAAGAACGGCAGAGCTCGTCGAGCGGGTGCTCGCACACGAGCCGACAGAGCTGGACGTTCCGCCGCTCGTGACTGACATTGTCGTATCCTTGGCCAGGCAAATCGACTCCCTGACCGCCGAGGTCAGGACACTTGAAGCCAAGATACGCGAATGGCAACGAACGAGCGAAGCAGGCCGCAGGCTTGCGACGATCCCGGGCGTCGGCGTCATCACTGCCACAGCACTGGCGGCGACGGTGCCTGATGCGTCAGTCTTCAGGTCGGGGCGAGAATTTGCCGCATGGCTCGGGCTGACGCCACGATCGAATTCGTCTGGAGGAAAAGAGCGCCTCGGCAGGATCACGAAGGCCGGGAACCGATATCTGCGAACGCTGCTGATCGTCGGCGCGACAGCCGTCCTCAGGCATGTCAGGCATAAGATGCACGGGCCGCTCATCGAGTGGGTCAGGAAATTGTTGTTAACGAAGCCCCCGCGCCTGACGACCGTGGCGCTGGCGAACAAGATGGCGCGGATCGCATGGGCCGTGATGACTCGGCAGACGGTATACACAAACGCCATCGCATAG
- a CDS encoding putative bifunctional diguanylate cyclase/phosphodiesterase, whose protein sequence is MGAANTIVPDIDQGEAKAFTDPLTGLGNRHRLQERIRSLSAERAADPAPFTVALVNLDGFKPINDLFGSLAGDEILCQVAHRLKACIPDGAIVTRHDGDEFAVVLPLIFEQISAERIGNLIKDVLSAPYDLGDRNVRLSASLGFAIFPFAGDDVDTLMKSAETALYRSKRRGRGQITIYSREIAQEMRRSTQLEQALRNAIINDAVDTHFQPIVSLADGKVLGFEALARWIDPDLGFVSPAIFVPLAEDRGFIDTLSETLLRKAAEAALTWPRELFLSFNLSSVQLTDSGTASRTLSIVNSVGLDPSRLELEITETAVMSSADMAGRIIAELRAAGVRISLDDFGTGQSSLGRLREFTFDKVKIDRAFVSAITTDTTSEHIVRAIITMCEGLKLQVVAEGIETLSEATRLLALGCTMGQGYYFGRPADAMATLRYLSRQYSDFAARRQTGPFSGY, encoded by the coding sequence ATGGGTGCGGCCAACACCATAGTGCCAGACATCGATCAGGGAGAGGCCAAGGCTTTTACCGATCCGCTGACGGGGCTTGGCAATCGCCACAGACTGCAGGAGAGAATCCGCAGCCTATCGGCGGAGCGTGCCGCCGATCCCGCACCATTTACCGTGGCTTTGGTCAATCTGGATGGTTTCAAGCCGATCAACGACCTGTTCGGGTCGCTGGCGGGCGATGAAATCCTGTGCCAGGTCGCACATCGCCTCAAGGCCTGCATTCCCGATGGCGCCATTGTCACCCGTCACGATGGCGACGAGTTTGCCGTGGTCCTGCCGCTGATTTTCGAACAGATCAGCGCCGAGCGGATCGGCAATCTGATTAAGGACGTGCTATCGGCGCCCTATGACCTCGGCGACCGCAATGTCCGGCTTTCAGCCTCACTGGGCTTTGCAATCTTTCCCTTTGCCGGAGACGATGTCGACACGCTGATGAAGAGCGCCGAAACGGCGCTTTATCGCTCGAAACGGCGCGGACGCGGCCAGATAACCATCTATTCACGAGAAATTGCCCAGGAAATGCGCCGCTCCACCCAGTTGGAGCAAGCCCTGCGCAATGCGATCATCAACGATGCCGTCGATACGCATTTCCAGCCGATCGTCTCGCTTGCCGATGGCAAGGTTCTGGGCTTCGAGGCGCTGGCCCGCTGGATCGACCCCGATCTCGGCTTCGTCTCGCCAGCAATCTTCGTGCCGCTGGCCGAGGACCGGGGCTTTATCGATACGCTGTCGGAAACCCTGCTGCGCAAGGCTGCGGAAGCGGCGCTGACCTGGCCGCGAGAACTGTTCTTGTCCTTCAACCTTTCCTCGGTGCAATTGACGGACTCCGGCACGGCCTCCCGCACGCTGTCCATCGTCAACAGCGTCGGCCTTGATCCGTCGCGGCTGGAACTGGAAATTACCGAGACCGCGGTGATGAGTTCCGCCGACATGGCCGGGCGGATCATTGCCGAACTGCGTGCGGCAGGCGTGCGCATCTCGCTTGACGATTTCGGCACCGGCCAATCCAGCCTTGGACGCTTAAGGGAATTCACCTTCGACAAGGTCAAGATCGATCGGGCCTTCGTCTCGGCGATCACCACCGACACCACTTCCGAACATATCGTCCGGGCGATCATTACCATGTGCGAAGGTCTGAAGCTGCAAGTGGTGGCAGAAGGCATCGAAACTCTCAGTGAAGCCACCCGGCTCCTGGCCTTGGGCTGCACCATGGGCCAGGGCTATTATTTTGGCAGGCCCGCCGATGCGATGGCAACACTGCGCTATCTGTCACGCCAATATTCCGACTTCGCCGCTCGCAGGCAGACGGGGCCATTTTCAGGCTATTGA